The Papaver somniferum cultivar HN1 chromosome 6, ASM357369v1, whole genome shotgun sequence genome segment TCATTAATGGATCCCCACCCACCCCCTAGTCAACCTCTGAAGTTTTCAAACCTCTGGATGCTGTGAAAAATTAACTAAGTGGGAGCAAATTTACTTTTACAAAACTATGCAATATGCATCTCCTGTTTCAAATTCCTGATATGAAAAATCACCACATATCTTACAGATGGTTCCAAGTTGTGTATGGTAATTAGCAGTGAGCTCACATAAAATACATACCCTTAAACCTACCCACTCCCTTGACAAACTTAAACCTACCCTGACTTCTGGCCTAACGTTTGATAACGAATGGGACCAATAAGAAAATCGCACTACCAAAAAAGTCATGAGAGAGCATACACTAAAAACTAAAGCTACAATAGTTTTTATGAACAAAAAAACAAGGTGACTAATAAAGAAAGGGATGTTTTTCAAACTTCATTCAGTGTAAGATCTTTGAGAAATTGAACAAAATGCAGTAATTAAACAAATATGAGAAGGAGAGGATTAACGTACTTGAGGAAGTATTCAGATATAGTTCCAGAACCAATACGGCCGAAGAATCCAAATATACTTGTCAGCGACACAAAAATGGATACATCCACATACCCGAGCGCCAAACCCATTTGACCCATATTATTCATCACAGCTAATCCAGTACCAACACCACAGAGAAAAGAAGTGAACAGGATCCAGAAATCTAATGTTTGAACTGCCTCAAGAATTGTGTGATCTTCACCAAGAACTGGTTTCTGATATATGATTTCAACAGCATCACCTTCCAAATTTCCTTCTACTACCTCCAATTTCGGTTCAGTTTCTGTCTGGGTATCTTGTTGAACCAGTAAAGGTTCTTGAACTTCATCGCTCTGAACACTTTCAACATCATTGGAGCTTGAATCTAAACGTGTTTGAACCCAGTTCTTAAAAACAGAAAATATAGGTATTGATAATGGTGAAGCTAGCAGAAATAGTAGTCCACCAGCGAAAAACATAGAGAGTAAATGACCATGTTTCCCAGAGGTATCATAAGCTAAAAGATACAAAGCAATTATGACAGCCACTATATTAAAGAAATTGAAGTAtttggattcttcttcttcttgggcaGCTGTAGTTGTAGGTGGAACTTCACGAAGGAAGAAAATTGCCGCAAGACAAACAACAGCCGGAACCACGGCCAACATGAGTAGAAACTTTGAAGGATTATCAGCAAACAAAGCACTACAAATATCTGTGAAGATGGCCGTGCTCAGACCCACATAACCTTTCAAGATACCGGATACAGGACCCCGATTTCTACGAAAATTACGCATACATGTTACTAGAATTGCTGTGTTCATCCATGTCGTACTATTTCCTCCCATACACAGAAATATACTCAtctgaaaaaaaaacaagaaaatttgAAACCACTGTTAAAATTATTTTACTGTTCAGATCATTACTGTTTGATAAATAAATTTGTTCATGAAGTAAATACAAAGCACTACAAATTATGCGTGTAAGAGTTAGTTAACTCATCCGACTCAAGGTAAAAGAATCTTGTACGGACATTCGAATATTTAAATACAGTACCCTGTGGTTGAGCACACATGTGTCAGCCCACATGTACAACATGCCAGATTATTTTCAACACGTGTTAACGTGTAGATCTTAACCGTGAGATTAAAACTCTTAAGCTTCATTCACCTAATTTACTGTAATCTAACGGTGATTAAATAGTTGCAGACTTGCAGTTTAAAAACCAACTTTCTAGTCGGACAGTTTCTAGAACAGCAACAGAGAAAACAACTCGGCCGAGTCAAAGCCACCCAATGTTCCAACAGTGAAAATCTGGGAGCCATTTTTCAGCATTTGAAAACCTCAGACACAGTATGTATTACTAGAAATTTCTAACAAGATCCGTGAAATAAGATGATGAAACGGTCTGAATAAAGATTTGACTCAGTAGTAGTTCTTTCAGcttcttttggaaaaaaattcaagaacctcaataaaaaaaaatacagaaaaataATTGAGTAAAATGGAGTTAAAATTAGTTACCTGCCAATAAGGAAGAGGACGAATTCTCTGACTAACAACAAGCCATTGAACACCATAACCAACAAAACCTTCAACAGATCCAATCAACAAAATAACAGGAGTAGAAAGACGATCTGAAGCTAAACCAGCAAGAATACCAAAAGCTTTACCAATATCTTTGGCAACTGATAAACTATTAAGTTCCAATTGTGTTAACGCCATTAACGATTTCAAAGCATCTGAGTAATTAGAAAATGTATAATTGTTTCCTGATATTGCTTGTACCCATATTGCTGTCACAAACCCTAACCATTTCCCTGCCGGAGATCTTGTTAGGGAAATATCGTCTCTAAGGTTTCCCATATTTTATgagattttcttgttttttttggaaacaagaaTGGAGAAAGTAAGCGGTCCCTTGTGAGAATGGGAAAGCAATCGGTTCGAGGAATGGAACAGAGAAATTTTAAAGAGGAAGAGAGAGAAGAGGGAGAAACGGTGGGATGGCAAGGAAAGGGTTGCGTTGAGTGATAGGTGAGAAATAGGGGGTGGTACTGGTACATTTATATAAGGTTTCTTTGGCGGCTTGCAAAGATGTTTTGCTTACTAGTCCATAGATTCGAAGTTTACACCTTTCATTATTTTCTTACAATAAGTCTAGattcaccaaaaaaaaatatgatggGACCCACTGAAAAGCAAAACCTCACCCTCTTTTCTCCTGGTGGGGTCCCGGGTTATAAGGGTCGAGAATTCACGGTGTGCGTAGTAGCATCAGTGATTTTCTTATTAGTTAGTTAGTCCTCCTGTTTAGTTAGTCCTTCTGTTGGCTCACCGGAGGTGCAAAGCAAAAGTGTAAAGAAATTATGTTCCGGTAAATGGAGAAGTAACGTGACGTACCATCTCACATCTTGCTTAGTATTTTGAAATGACCAAAAACTAGAATCGAATATTCAGTTTAACGCGTCATTTTGATATGACTAAAGTAATCAAATATTCAATTGGTTTTTTCCTCCTCGAGTAGATGTAGATCCATATAGGGCAAAACAGATTTAGGCCGCTTAACGTCCGTCTTTGGAGCCATGCCAAACAGACTTAGGCTCAACGGTCGTCTATGGTCATTCCAGATTCATACCACCTGCACGTATTTGACGTAGAGACCATCAGATAAATTCAAAAGGTGCTAGATCTTTTCCGGATGAAAAATCTCAGTAATTTTGCAGTGGCGAATAGAATAGTAATTCCGATGGTCAACATCGGTCTAATAAGAACAAGTTTGCTTTTTAGTCTTTTTTGTAGGAACCAAAACAAGCTATAATAGATGCTTTATATCATTTTCTAACTTTTCAACAATTATGTAGCTTTAGGTTGATTCAAAGTTCAAAATACCAAAGGACCATGTCTCTCTATGCCTATGGGATTTTATAGCCAACCAAATTCTATAGTGCCATCAGACGGATTACTAGGGTATAACTTGGTGATGGTGACATATAGTAACATAAATAagagatatttttcttttgacCATTATTCTCACATCTTCAACGTCATTCTTCTATAGAAATTGAATGTCGaggaatttgaaattaaaattttgtgATATATTTTTGTATGAATCCTATTATTTGGGCTTAAAAATGCttggtttttttgggggataTATAGGGTCACCAAATAATAATAGTGAACGCCCTCTATCCAAATATTTATACAATGACTAATATGACCCCAATTTGATTTGAGATAATAAACTTGATTAACATCACTAATCATTATTAACTAGTTAATTAAGGCTAGTTCATTTCTTTAAGTTAAGTGCTGaaaatgaaaatcaaaacaaaaacaaaatcagagggaagagaagaagaagagaaaaagaaattggGGAAAAAActtgaaatgagtgattcaagcAAGACTTTTGATGTAGGTGAACCCGCATCTTCAAAATACGATAACATATTACACCCATCAACAACAAtcagttctttgctgatttttcagaaaatcatgaaattttttgtcaaactcaaaataacccttatagACCTTACTATGATTTCAAAGGACcaacccaagaagaagaagaaatcgaggAAACAAATGCTCAAGATTACCAGGTATACCTCTGTTCTAACTCCAATTTCGGTTTTTAAGCTCAGCGTTGCAAGAAGTTTCGATTTTTCTTTCCGGAAACCCTAGGTTTCCAGCCGTCATGTCCAATAACGGCTTCGAACCCATGAACTCCTGGCTATTATTCTGTTTTACGGTTCATTATTGATGAACTCCCAGCCGTTACCAAACATTACGGATGGAACAATAAATATTCTTGGCCGTAACTGAAAAATTACGGCCAGGTTTTTTCTACGTGCGTGGAAAGCATTTAATACTATCGGCGGCGGTTAGGTTTCCTGGCCGAAAATATTAAATGCTATTTAATAATGTTGGCGCCGGTTGGGTTACCCATATGTATCTACTTTTACGGCTCGTTTTCTAGGCCGTAAGCTGAGTCTTCCAGTTACAGGCCACTTAACGACCCGAAATTCCTGGACGCAAACCTTTTACGTTTCGGGATATCACTAGTCGACCCAGTTGTGTTCAATATGACGACTGGTATGTCACTGTTCGACCCAGCCGTATAGTCTATGACAGATTGAAATTTGCTTTTCTACCAAGCTGTATACTCAACGACGGCTGGATATTCCTTTTTCGACCCAGCCGTTTCTGTGTatttaaaaaaaatcacaaatgaTGTGACATATTTCATTTTATTATAGATTGTACCATACATTCCGATGGAAGGCCAAGAGGTGGTTATGGAAGATCAACCCCCACTTGCGCAAGTTTCCGAGGACGCAAATGCTCACTATGCGAATAACTATGAGTGGAAAGATAAGGAAGATGCAAACAAGTGGGCTCGATCACAAGGGCTGAAAAATATGTGCATTATAGTTCAGAATAAACAAGTTACAGCCACcacctttcaaatggtttgcgagtgtagtggaaagtATGAGAGCCACTGGAAAAAGGGTAGTGAGTATAAACCAAAAACCACGAGGAAGAATGGACATTATAATACGAAGAAATACGGATGACCTTTTAAGCTTCAATTTAAATATAACAATGATAAGAAAGTGTGGTTTATGGTGAAATTCGTCTCGGATTATCATAATCATCCTATTCCGGAGAGTTTGATCAATCATCCTTATAGAAAAGGAGTTAGTATACGTGTTGAGTAAAAGACACGCAAGACCTATTGATATTCTTAGTGGCGTGAAGGTGTTAAATCCCCGAAACTCATCCTCATTGGCAACTATCTATAATGAAAGAGAAAAATTTACAAATGAGACATGGAAAAAGAAAGTGTTTATGCaacaattattgtttttgtttgaggagaCAAAGTACTCTACCGCCTATGacacaaatgaagaaaaggaaatGGAATATCTTTTCACCGCGAATGCGGAATGTGTATAATTGAcaagatgctttcatcaaattctcTTTATCGATAgcacatataaaactaacaagtaCAACATGTCGATATTGAACTTTGTCGGGCAAACATCTACCAAGTCAACGTTTACCGTTgcattttgtttcttgaaagaTGAGACGAAGGAAAGTAATATGCGGGCATTGCAAAAGGTGAAGTTATAGTATCAAGAAGGTTATACTCCAAAGGTGTTGATTACGGATAAGGAGCAAGCATTGATGTGGGCCATACCACGTGTTTTTCCTGACGCGCATCATCATCTTTGCACGTTTCATTTACGGAACAATGTGCAAACTAATTGCAAGAGGGTTATTTGGCGAGATGGAGAGGATTAAAAACTACCATTGGAGAAACAACAAGAAGAGAAGGATAAGCTTCAGATGAATGACAAAAGAACCGATGTGAAATGGGAGGAATTTCAAGGTGATTGGGAACAACTAATATGGCCGCTCACGGAAGAAGTTTTTTTTCCTAAGGGAGCGTTTTGTATTGGAAAAACGGTCAACCTACCCGGATGGTATAACATATTTGAAGAACGGGTTATTGGATCCCCACAAAGAAACGTTTGTTAGTGCATGGGTAAACCGTTATAGACATTATGATAATCAAACCGCAAGAACGGTGGAGTCGTCTCACTATCTGTTCAAAAGTAAGTTATATGGTCGTGATGGTGGATTCGTTGTTGTTTTTGAAGTTATGGTCGAGTATTTCAAGCGTGATCTCGATAGAATTAAAGGGGATTTTGAAAAGAGCCAATCTAGAAAGCTTGTCGATTACAGGGATAGCCCTTGGCTCCGGAGAATAAGTTTATACGTTCCTCAATGAGCAATCCTAAAAATTATTACTGAAGTGGAGGCTTGGGAGGAAACTCATTTTTCCACCGGGAATGAGATGTAATTGTCCCATCAAGTCGGCTTTGGGCCTCCCATGTAATCATATGGTAGCCAGTTATTCCACAAAGATGATTTCGATCGAAGATATAGATCCATTTTGGAAACAAATATCATTTAGTGATCTATTACCCAATCAAAGTCTTGGGGACGTGTTTTGCGACACCGACATAcacaaggaacttttttagaagtaTGCTTCCTTATTGCCGGCACAAAGATAACTTTGGTTGTATGAATTCCGGAAATTCAACCGTCCATtcactagagaagatatttttgaaCTTACAAAGGGGAAGGGCAAGGGTAGGCATTCGAACAAAATAACAGAGAAAAAGGAAATGGCAGGATCTAATAGAAAGGTTCAAGAGGGTTCACAATTGACTCCTTCATTACGAAGAGATCTTTCAATTTGAGAAGTTGAACGAGTTGTACAACGAGTCGAAAAATACGGctacaaacaaacataaacaaaaGGAAATGGAAAAAGGTGGACCAATCCAAGCTAGTGAAATGAAGGTAAAAGTCCCCAAGAAGAAGGTGGTTGATGCATCCTAagaaggttcaaaaagaaaagtTAATAGTGGAGTCAAAATTAAAGACCCGGTTGTTCCATCCCAAAAAGGTTCTACAACAAAAGAAGGTAGTAGAGTCCAaataaaagttggtggtgtagttGGTATTAAGAAATTAGCGAGAAGCCTAGGTAATGATGTCAAAGGAAAAGCATCGATGGTGGAACCATCGCAAATCACCCCACAAATAGTTGTTGGTGGTGAAAAAAATACGGTTTATATGGACGTAGATCCGATGACATCACCCCCTATAGATGAGGAAGGTAATTATATCCGACCTACATACAcaatatacaaaaattacatgcaCTTTTTACCACATTTTATTCATGAGTGAAGTCCACCGACGATATCGAGGGCGACGGAAATTATAGTTACCATGTGTTCGTATATCAACTTGGACCATTTAAAGATGCAAAATATTGGAATGTATACCAAATTACTTATGTAAAGGAAAAATGTTTGCTTGAATTATGTGGTTTCCTCTATTTCTACAATCCAACGATGAGATTCGAAAGAGATGAAACAGAGGTGGTGCTAAATGAGAAGTTCCAAGTATTTGAAATGCATTTATAGGGCAACACTAGATGGACAagtgaatattggatgagaatgctaATATGTGTTTATCTACTCGCCAACTCATTCCATTGCGTTATTCATTCCATCTCCTATGGACATAGTGTTACATACGCACCAACAAGACGTATTTTTACCGAAAAAGAATCACCAAGGATAGTCATCATGGGGTTTTTAAACATGAACCATTATTTCGGCCTCCAATTGAAAGAAGAATGCAAATTACCTCCATTAAAGCTGGAGACGGTGGTGATGGAGAAATACCAATGGGTTGGTGTAATAGGTTCGAGGAAAGATTTCAATTGTGGGAGACAAACAATTGTCGAGGGATGGTCCGTGTGTAGTAATGACTTCCGATAAGGATGACAATGAGTAAATGTGGTGTGAAAGTTAGTGATAATATGATGACAATATTTTTTCAAGGGTGGTGATTAAAATGATAAGAATGTGGTGTGAACCTTTGTATTTTTAATCACTCATTATAAATGAACAAACTAATTTATTCTTATTATATGTTTACAAAACCAAAGATAATGGTTATTTAGAGGTGCTTACGACTAAGTTATACGCCGACAGGACCTATCCGTAATGACCCAATGAACAGGTAAATCAGCTTTTTACAAAATTACGGCTGAAACACCTAACAGTGTCGCAGAACTACGGCTGAAAGACCCATGAATAAACTTACGACTATAAATCCTACCCGTATTTTTGGGTTCTATCAGATTTACGACTGGTAATTCTAGCTGTAAAACAAATTTACGGCTGGTAATCCTAGCCGTAAGTTATCCTGGATTCTAGAAATCCTAGCCATATTTCTGGGTACTATCAGATTTACGGCTGGTAATTCTAGCCGTAAGACAGATTTACGGATGGTAATCCTAGCCGTAAGTTATCCTGGATTGTCAGTATCAAATTTCACTCTGTTATACTTAAACAAGAATCTGATAAATTAAAACACTagtattcattcattcattcaaggtAAATTAATATCCATTACTTAAAACAAACGAAatcacccaaatccataacctaaAACATACTAAAAGGAAGTTTGCATAATGAAAAGTTGAAATGACTTAAACAAATATATAAAACAATCATCCACTACGACCAACAATCATAGGAACATCCTCAGAAGATTATGAAGAGTTGTGGGGAGTTTGGGAACCACTCATCAAATCATCCTCGTCGTTAGTATAGAGATCATCCTTCGTTGGATTATGTAACTCCTGAAGCCTGAGAAGTAGTGTTTTTTGTTGGTTGCAATGCAAATATAAAACCTCCTCAATGTTACGGATCAGTCCCATGTCCATCCACTTAGCTCGCTTGACCGATTTTCGCATCCTTCAATCGATAATGGTACATAATTTGAGGaacgtatacaaaaaaaaaatcttatactTAACATACGTACCATCATCATAGCAATATCACACATTGGTAGTTACTGGGGTTCTTTCTCCTTTCCAAGGTTCctaaaaatagtgaaaaacatatcagaagataagacaAACTCACTCAGAATGCTACAGTTACGGTTTGGAAATTAAAACTTCTTAACCGTAAACATAGTACCGGCTAAGAAACATGCAGACGACCCATCCGTAAAGATAGGACCAATTCACTCAGAGTGCTACAATTACGGTTTGGAAATGTGAGACTTCCTAATCGTAAACATGGTATCGTCTAAGAAACATACAGACAACCCATCCGTAAACATAGTATCGGCTAGGAAATATAAACAACGGTTAAGAAATTTCGTTTACGGTGAGGAAATTCCTAGCCGAAACAATCATCACCCATTTTTCTTCTGCAAACATAGGACAACTTACGGTTGGGAAAGTCCCATCCGTATAAAATATTTCACGGTTGGGATCTCGAATTTTCCTAACCGCATGAGACattaacggctgggagttcttgatGTCCCAACCGTTGGTTAGACATTACGGCCAGGATGATATGATATCTTAGTCGTAAATGCTTCAGAAAAccatttttgaaaaccctaaaatcatcaaTCGAACCTATTTTCCAATCTAATGGTAAAATAACTGGTAGGTTTTTGAATCTTACCTAGTAGGAGTCATTTGTGGAGGATTCCCAGGTGTTTGAACATATTGGTTCGCCACATCTCCATTAAAAGGAACATCAATAACTTGCCCTGTTTCAGAATCAGGTTTCAATCGGCCGGATCTTGTCACTCTTGATCTTGCTGCCATCTTGAGAATCAACTTGAGAATCGAATCACATTGAGATGCTTCAAAAATCAACGGAGAAATAGGGAGATATTATTAGATTTTGGAGAgtgtttttgagaagaagaagaagagagaaaatgaaagggttttgattttgaattaggattaggttttgattatataaggttttgattttaaaattgatTTTTTAGGGAAGGGTAAATCTGACTTTTAAATCACGTAAGATCTCCCTCTATCCATATTTTGGCTACCCAAAGCACATTAAGCCCCTAAATTCCTATTGGGTTCAAGCCTCATGTAATATGATTCTTTTGCATACCTAAAAAAAATGAGTGAATTCCGAAACATCATTCGTCACTATTTACCAATACAAATTATTAACAATTGAAAATCCACTGATATGCAAAAATTGATTGTCAAAgcagtagatggtggtgttatacatCTTGAAATATGTTCATTTTCTGTAAGAACGTAGAGCTTTCTAAGGAACATGTCATGAGTATATTAGATTCATATTCATAAccgttcaaatttttttttaatatggtgTCCAAAGTATGAGGTACTGTGAGCGGATCCACCTTCTTTTCGTTCCGTTGTACTTTTACACCTATGTTTCATAGTATCTGACATAAGTGTTAATCCGTGTACTATTTTTATTTGTTGCTCTTTGTTGTTCGgcttaaaaataaattttggttttttgttGATAATGTTTAGGTATAAATATTATGTTACAACTCATACACCATTAACAaaatttttttctcaaaatgCTACTATGGTATGAGAGGCAACACATCGGTTTTTCAGTTTCTGTCTTCTTTACTTCTTGATTCATCTTTTGCTGAATCTTATGTTTTATTTGCTCCTTGTATTCAAGTTTCTGAGCTTAATCTTCCGttattttttaatcttcattTCTTGAAGTTTTTCTCATGGAGAATCCAACTTTTTCCCCAGTTACTAGGATTCAGATGATTTAATTGTTTTTGTGAAATTTAAAGCTGTTATTTCTTAACATGGAAAGTTTTAATACTTTTTGTCAGGGAGGGTCCCGATAGTTGGCTTTATCTTATTTTTTACATGGGAAAATGGATGGACAAATGCTCAAACCTGAGAGTTTGCACATGTTATCACAAGTTGATTTGATCAGTGAGACAACCAACACGTGAAGTTGAGCCTCAGTTTTGGTTGAGCCGATGGTCGTCTTAAGTTGAGCCGATCGTCCTTGAATAAGCCAACAACTGCTAGCTCCATCCAACAGTTTTAATCTCATCTTttataaattcaacaattttCAACTCTACAATCACACCTTCTACACCCAGCAATTCTTATAAGTTCACTTCAGTTTTTTCCTAATCTCACTCTATTCACTAAAAATGCATCCCATAGTTCATCCTACTAGGTTTACTCAAGAAAatgatttagctatttgtagagctaATGTTTGCCAAGTCATGTCGCATCAGGGTTTTTGTCAGAATATTTTTTGCAGTGTTCGTATAATAAACGGGAAGCCGAAAATGCTTAATGCATCTGTATTGTCGGGTTGTTTTCAAACAATTAGCCATGAAATCCTATGTCAGGAAATGCATATTAACCGCTATAGATTGAATGTTGAAAGTGTTGCTGAAGTGATGATACAAATAACTCTAGCCCTATGGCAGTTATCTAACAGCAAACCTTTCGTTTAAGAAACTTATTTAAACATCATTAGAGATCTTCACATATTCAACCCTTTTTGCATCCTAGATGCTTCTCCACTATATGCTCCTCCAGTTGGCCCATGAATAAGATATTAATTAACGAGATCTAACGTAGTTTGCTTCAATCTATACAAAAGATTCATGACGTGTAATTTTCTTTAATCCAATGTAATTTGCTTACAAATAAGAAATGTTCAAATCAGTTATGATAATATATTGATGGTGCAAATAAAACGACATTTTCATTGATTAAATAAAGATAACACAGTATAACACATAACACAACATATCACCAATATAAAACCTAAAACAAAGTGAATCGGTTTCTACACTTAATCAGTCCAGTCCACCAAAGAATAACTAGGACATTTCCAGAAGTGTTTTTcgcatggacaaactccaatatacttttaagagaatcaactagacagtcagactcaatatttagaaaagtatatcaaagagtttatatctcaatttcttaattcaatccgcaatcaaacaaataggaatttgcgagcccgattgaataagagaaataacttggacggtatcacaaaccaatatccaagtgtcaatcaattcaatcaacaacccaaaggccggattcaagaacatattgaacttaacgcacaacctgtgatatttcaattatataaaaaaatataatacggaaagaaataacacagacaccataaattttgttaacgaggaaatcgcaaatgcagaaaaacccctggacctagtccagctttgagcaTCActctgtattaagacgctacagactctagcctactacaagttaacttaggtcaggaatgtagttaagccctaaccaagtctcacaccgaatAAGGTATAGTTGTATTCTTTACgcatcttgaatcccaacaggactctacgcacttgattcccttatctgatctcacccaaaactaagagttgttgggacccaaagtcgaagacttataaacaaatctgtctcccacatatatgtatattctgattgttgtttccgtctttagataaatcaaggtgaacaggaaactaaACTAACACCCaggacttatactcccgaagagtagcctagaaatattagtcacctcacaataacccaactgattaacagaaaatgTTATCTCGGAATCAAAAGAGTCTTGGACGAAGAACtgatgtgattactttttatatcttacctatcggagataaatctcgagtaaatcttagagaagataaaacttaatgcgataaaacaagtaagatcagaatacccaactacagagaaaatagttggatctggcttcacgaatcccgaaatcttcaagtcgttaacctaataatggttt includes the following:
- the LOC113288912 gene encoding protein NUCLEAR FUSION DEFECTIVE 4-like produces the protein MGNLRDDISLTRSPAGKWLGFVTAIWVQAISGNNYTFSNYSDALKSLMALTQLELNSLSVAKDIGKAFGILAGLASDRLSTPVILLIGSVEGFVGYGVQWLVVSQRIRPLPYWQMSIFLCMGGNSTTWMNTAILVTCMRNFRRNRGPVSGILKGYVGLSTAIFTDICSALFADNPSKFLLMLAVVPAVVCLAAIFFLREVPPTTTAAQEEEESKYFNFFNIVAVIIALYLLAYDTSGKHGHLLSMFFAGGLLFLLASPLSIPIFSVFKNWVQTRLDSSSNDVESVQSDEVQEPLLVQQDTQTETEPKLEVVEGNLEGDAVEIIYQKPVLGEDHTILEAVQTLDFWILFTSFLCGVGTGLAVMNNMGQMGLALGYVDVSIFVSLTSIFGFFGRIGSGTISEYFLKNAATPRPLWNAASQVLMAVGYIILAIALPGSLYIGSIVVGICYGVRLAITVPTASELFGLKNYGLIYNILILNLPLGSFLFSGLLAGLLYDAEATKTEGGGNTCVGAHCFRLVFVIMALACVVGFVLDVILSIRTKNLYKKIQASKKSRKSGFEQKKTIKG